A single region of the Chelmon rostratus isolate fCheRos1 chromosome 5, fCheRos1.pri, whole genome shotgun sequence genome encodes:
- the vgll4l gene encoding vestigial like 4 like has protein sequence MAVANFHYITRMSSGFKVYILEGQPHLRSEDRYRHITNDRARVPTVYPIKRKRSHERGLTLEERRERALSRSIGKAAQRVAPAAAAAFNRPQSPTSTGVWSPTPSPTSPLPSHVYYAPVMDEPLALIKKPRKDPESSEEKTKSSAPTQIQMRPSVITCVSSSRNPSCRSEVHRGHSSVISKCNYDHVVEEHFQRSLGVNYQTARSQQLSISVSVDDHFAKALGDKWLQIKSKSSSCSSTPPSSPSVTHSPTYSHSPNQSHKESTSSSSPTSSRWSVN, from the exons ATGGCCGTGGCTAATTTCCACTACATCACTCGGATGAGCAGCGGCTTCAAGGTCTACATTTTAGAAG gtcagCCACACCTCAGAAGCGAAGACAGATACAGACATATCACGAATGACCGGGCTCGAGTCCCAACGGTGTATCCAATCAAACGCAAGCGCAGCCACGAGCGAGGCCTGACATTGGAGGAAAG GCGAGAGCGGGCGCTGAGCAGGAGCATTGGCAAAGCTGCCCAGAGAGTGGCGccagcggcggcggcggcgttTAACAGGCCGCAGAGCCCCACATCTACCGGAGTGTGGAGTCCAACACCCAGCCCCACCAGCCCTCTGCCCAGCCATGTGTACTACGCACCGGTCATGGATGAACCACTTGCCCTCATCAAGAAACCGAGAAAAGACCCTGAAAGCTCAGAGGAAAAGACCAAAAGCTCTGCACCCACCCAAATCCAG ATGCGTCCGTCTGTGATCACTTGCGTCTCCTCGTCGAGAAACCCCTCCTGCAGATCTGAGGTCCACAGAGGACACTCATCAG TGATCTCCAAATGCAACTATGACCACGTGGTCGAGGAGCATTTCCAGAGGAGCCTCGGCGTCAACTACCAGACCGCCCGCTCCCAGCAGCTCTCCATCAGCGTGTCTGTAGACGACCACTTCGCCAAGGCTCTGGGAGACAAGTGGCTGCAGATTAAGTCCAagtcttcctcctgctcctccacaccTCCCAGCAGTCCCAGTGTTACTCACTCCCCCACCTACAGCCACAGCCCAAATCAGTCCCACAAAGAGTCCACCAGCAGCTCATCGCCGACTTCCAGCCGCTGGTCCGTCAACTAA
- the slc20a1a gene encoding sodium-dependent phosphate transporter 1-A, with the protein MMDTTTLATLAAATTVALASQSDMSGYLWLLVVGFIIAFILAFSVGANDVANSFGTAVGSGVVTMRQACVLATIFETVGSVLLGAKVSETIRQGIIDVRMYNGSEHVLMAGSISAMCGSAAWQLAASFLKLPISGTHCIVGATIGFSMVARGHQGVRWMEILRIVASWFLSPVLSGIMSGILFYFVRKFILNKADPVPNGLRALPVFYAITMGINLFSIMFTGAPLLGFDRVPWWGTLCISLGCAFVTALVVWFVVCPRLEKKIKRGTAAAPCETPLMEKNEQPPAPRDPRPQTPPADSQKVAFKLGGSEEADLDSNDMETKDLDAINGLNGTIGPMMITDPHSGRSHTIHKDSGLYKDLLHKLHMAKVGDCIGDSDTEERPIRRNNSYTSYTMAIYGIQGDPKYKEPDGGLQRRSRVDSYSSYSSAVTSGSTVQDGSVTQEAGTGLPVEEDELEVDQPAVSSLFQFLQILTACFGSFAHGGNDVSNAIGPLVALWLLYESGSVVSNSPTPIWLLLYGGVGICAGLWVWGRRVIQTMGKDLTPITPSSGFSIELASALTVVVASNIGLPVSTTHCKVGSVVAVGWLRSRKSVDWRLFRNIFIAWFVTVPISGLISAAIMALFIHVVL; encoded by the exons ATGATGGATACAACCACTCTAGCAACCCTGGCCGCTGCCACCACCGTGGCTCTGGCCTCTCAGTCTGACATGTCAGGCTACTTGTGGCTGCTGGTGGTAGGCTTCATCATCGCCTTCATCCTGGCCTTCTCCGTGGGGGCCAACGATGTGGCCAACTCCTTCGGCACGGCGGTGGGCTCCGGGGTGGTCACCATGCGCCAGGCCTGCGTCCTGGCCACGATCTTCGAGACGGTGGGCTCGGTGCTGCTGGGGGCCAAAGTCAGCGAGACCATCCGCCAGGGGATCATCGACGTCCGGATGTACAACGGCTCCGAACACGTCCTGATGGCAGGGTCCATAAGCGCCATGTGTG GCTCTGCTGCGTGGCAGCTGGCCGCATCATTCCTGAAGCTCCCCATTTCTGGAACTCACTGTATTGTCGGTGCAACAATTGGCTTCTCCATGGTAGCCAGAGGTCACCAAGGGGTCAGATGGATGGAGATACTGCGCATTG TGGCGTCCTGGTTCCTCTCACCTGTGCTGTCAGGCATCATGTCAGGAATCCTCTTCTATTTTGTTCGTAAATTCATTCTGAACAAG GCTGACCCCGTCCCCAACGGCCTCAGAGCTCTTCCCGTCTTCTACGCCATCACCATGGGCATCAATCTCTTCTCCATCATGTTTACAGGAGCACCAC tGCTGGGTTTTGACAGAGTGCCGTGGTGGGGTACACTGTGCATTTCGCTGGGCTGTGCCTTCGTCACAGCTTTGGTCGTTTGGTTCGTTGTCTGTCCACGCCTCGAGAAGAAAATCAAAC GAGGGACGGCTGCTGCTCCCTGCGAAACTCCGCTGATGGAGAAGAACGAGCAGCCCCCGGCGCCTCGAGACCCTCGCCCCCAGACGCCTCCAGCAGACAGCCAGAAGGTGGCTTTCAAACTGGGAGGCTCAGAGGAAGCTGATTTGGACAGCAATGACATGGAAACCAAAGACTTGGATGCCATCAATG GTCTGAACGGCACCATCGGCCCCATGATGATCACGGATCCTCACAGCGGACGCTCCCACACCATCCACAAAGATTCTGGCCTTTACAAAGACCTGCTGCACAAGCTTCACATGGCTAAGGTGGGAGACTGCATTGGAGACAGTGATACAGAAGAGCGGCCCATCAGGAGGAACAACAGCTACACCTCCTACACCATGGCCATTTACGGCATTCAAGGAGATCCTAAGTACAAGGAGCCGGACGGCGGGCTGCAGAGAAGGTCGAGGGTGgacagctacagcagctacagctcAGCAGTGACCAGCGGGAGCACGGTCCAGGACGGGAGCGTGACCCAGGAAGCCGGCACGGGCCTCCCCGTGGAGGAGGACGAGCTGGAGGTCGACCAGCCAGCCGTTTCCTCGCTGTTCCAGTTCCTGCAGATACTCACGGCGTGCTTTGGATCCTTCGCCCACGGAGGTAACGATGTCAG CAATGCGATCGGTCCACTGGTGGCCCTCTGGCTTCTGTATGAGAGCGGCTCTGTGGTGTCCAACTCGCCGACACCCATTTGGTTGCTTCTTTACGGCGGAGTGGGCATCTGTGCTGGACTGTGGGTGTGGGGACGAAGAGTGATCCAGACCATGGGCAAAGACCTTACACCCATTACACCCTCCAG TGGATTCAGCATTGAGCTAGCTTCAGCGCTCACAGTTGTTGTGGCATCAAACATCGGTCTTCCTGTCAGCACAACACACTGCAAG GTCGGCTCTGTGGTGGCCGTGGGATGGCTGCGCTCCAGGAAGTCTGTGGACTGGCGTCTGTTCAGGAACATCTTCATCGCTTGGTTTGTTACAGTTCCCATCTCTGGGCTGATCAGCGCTGCCATCATGGCTCTCTTCATACACGTTGTTCTGTGA